The window AGATGGACGCGAACAATGGCGAATACTAGCACACTCGGTCATATGCGCCTGACATCGGCCCTTGGTTGGGTTGTGGCCACGCCGTCCTAGCAGATCATCCGCGGCATGGGCAAGTTTCATGGGGCATCTGGGGCGCCATCTCACGCCTCGCGGGGTCGGGACGTAGCGCATCTGGGCCAATCGCCAGCCACGTCGTGCCCCCAGGCGACGTCCACGACCGCCCGAGAAGCGGAATGGTCAAGAGCCGTATTCACATTTCGGTTGCCAGACATGATAAGCCCTCAAGTCTTTGGGGCCAGCGGGCAACATCGAGAGCCCACTTCCTTGGCCCTGAAACCGCCGGCAAGCGAGCGAGTGTTCTCGTTTCCGCTCCAAGGTCGCGCCAATCCCCACCAAGGGACAGAGTCCCTTCCAATGGGTGAGGAAGAACCTTGCTCGCCTCTTTCCCCAGCTTGCATGGGAGGATCTGCATGTTTCCAGCTGTCTAGCGGACCCAGACCCTTGACCTCTTGTCGGGGCCGGGCGACACGCAACGATGCGGCAACAACCAAGCGACCTTCGGACCGCGTTTTGTCGACTCCGTCATGCCGGCGTGTTCCCTCAGCTACAACGCTAGCGGAGGCCGAAGGTCAGTGCATCACCTTGATTCGTCAGGCCATATTGAACATACTTGACAAACGCTCAACGGTTCTTCCAGAACGAGATTCAAAGCATTCGGTTAACACCGCCAGTACCAGTTTCCCGCGAAGTGTAGACCCTCAACGGTCGCGATATCGAACCGTTGCTCCAGAGCTGCCCAATGGACAAGAAGCCGTCGCTCGCCGCGACCGCAAGACCCCCGGCCGGCGAAGAGATCTAGATTCGGGCGGCGAAGGTAGGGGCAGCTGAGCTTCGAATGCAGAATGCCCGGAACGTCATGGTTGTCGGGCATGACTTCTCTGATATCGTCGCGCCGGGGTTGACGCCGAGCTGCTCGAGTGGTAACGCAAGCGCATCAAGGATCCCTACGTCTTGATCGGGATGATTGACGCCAGGCTGGCCGGCCGGGTCCATGGCCACCTGATGAATGCAGACATCAACATCAGCCATCCCGCGACGACGTTCGATCGGGGTGGCCGCCTGGGCGCCGCGCTCTTCTACTGCAAGGCCTGCTATGCCTTCGAGACCCCCCGGCCAGAAGGGATTCTGGTCCACGCATGAGAGCTACAATGGCTGGCGAATCGGCTTCTTGGGGATGGCGCAGCCCACTACCCTTGGCCGGATGTGCAGCATGAACTGGACGAGGCCTGGGTGTACTCCGTGACCAAGAAGGTCCGGGATCAGGCCATCAAGGAGTACTCCGAGCAGCTGGAGGACTCGGTGCCCAACTTCGACGTGCCCGACATGGTGATCAAGGCCAACGACAAGCCGGTCGTGCCAGACGAGGTGACTGTCTAGCTTGCGCTCGCTCCCGTGCCGTATGCCCATTTCCCCCGCGCGCTTCCAGGCTGATCCTGGATTGCCACCGGATGGACAGGGGAGGCTCGGCTTGCGCGTGCGTCCCGGGTAACCCTGGGGGCACGGCATCGAGCCGGTCTGCTTGGTAACTATGGAGCGTACTGCTATAGTAGGGAAAGTCCCCCCGTACCTGGGCGAGGGAGGGGGAGGGTTTCCCGTCGGCATCCCACAAGCCTGGACGGATCGGCATCCCGAGTCCAGCAGAAGAGAGGCCCGATGGCAGTCATCAAGGCTGAAGTTCGTTCGGGCGCCTATTACGATTCAATCGTCCTCATGCAGCTGCAGCGCGCCTTGACGGAACAGCCCGGCATCCTCGACGCCGGGGTCGTCATGGGCACCAACGCCAACAAGGAAGTCCTGGCGCAGAGCAGCCTGCTGGTTGCCGAAGCCGAAGCCGCAGGCAATGATGACCTGATCATCGTCGTGCGCGCCACGGATGCCACCTCGGCCCAGGCGGCCCTGGCGAAGGTGGATGAGCTGGTGGCCGCGCGCCGAGGTCGGGCAGGGGACCAGGAGTACCAACCCCGCAGCCTCGAGACCGCGGCCAAGATGCTGCCCGAGGCCCAGTGGGTCTTGGTTTCCGTTCCGGGGCGGTACGCCGCCGGGGTGGCGCGGCAGGCCTTGCGCCTGAACAAGCACGTCTTCCTCTACAGTGACAACGTCTCCCTAGAAGATGAGGTCGCGCTCAAACACGAGGCGGCCCAGAAGGGGCTCCTGGTTATGGGGCCGGATTGCGGTACGGCGATCGTCAATGGCATCGGCCTGGGCTTTGCCAACAAGGTCCGCCAGGGCCCCATCGGAGTCGTGGCGGCTTCCGGGACCGGCCTGCAACAGGTCACCGTGCGCATCCATCAGATGGGAGGCGGCATCACGCATGCCCTGGGCACCGGGGGGCGCGATCTGTCGGAGGCCGTCAACGCCGCCACCGCGCGTCAGGGCCTCGACTTGATGGCCCGCGATCCGGATGCCAAGGTGATCGTGTTGGTGTCGAAGCCCCCCTCCTCCAAGATCGCCGATACCCTGGTCCAGGCGGCGCGTTCGGTCGGCAAGCCCGTGGTGGTCAACTTCATCGGCTACCCCAGTGCCTCGCGCCGAGTGGACAACGTCTTCTTTGCTACCACCTTCGATGAGACTGCCGAGCTGGCCATCCGTCTGATCGACTCGCCCGAAGACTTCGCCGCGCAGCCGGATCCGTCCAAGTTCGCGCCCGGCCAGCGCTACCTGCGAGGCCTCTTCTCGGGCGGCACGCTGCAGTACGAGGCCCTGCTGATCCTGCAGAACTACGTTCCCGTCGTCTACTCGAATGCACCGCTGGACAAGAAGAACAAGCTCGAAGACTCCCTAGTCAGCAAGGCTCACACGGTCATCGACCTTGGCGAGGACGAATTCACGGTTGGTCGCCTGCATCCC of the Anaerolineales bacterium genome contains:
- the fdrA gene encoding acyl-CoA synthetase FdrA, producing the protein MAVIKAEVRSGAYYDSIVLMQLQRALTEQPGILDAGVVMGTNANKEVLAQSSLLVAEAEAAGNDDLIIVVRATDATSAQAALAKVDELVAARRGRAGDQEYQPRSLETAAKMLPEAQWVLVSVPGRYAAGVARQALRLNKHVFLYSDNVSLEDEVALKHEAAQKGLLVMGPDCGTAIVNGIGLGFANKVRQGPIGVVAASGTGLQQVTVRIHQMGGGITHALGTGGRDLSEAVNAATARQGLDLMARDPDAKVIVLVSKPPSSKIADTLVQAARSVGKPVVVNFIGYPSASRRVDNVFFATTFDETAELAIRLIDSPEDFAAQPDPSKFAPGQRYLRGLFSGGTLQYEALLILQNYVPVVYSNAPLDKKNKLEDSLVSKAHTVIDLGEDEFTVGRLHPMLDNDLRIRRLEKEASDPEVAVILLDVVLGYGAHGDPASELAPAIAAAIKSAKDADRHLEVVAIVCGTDGDPQGMEGQIRMLKDSGAKIETSNDAAARHVGRLLQTIERRIEPKTDPTMKPVDLQALKNPLAGINVGLESFADSLRDQGAQAVHVDWKPVAGSSERLVSILERMRQAQ